The DNA window GTGGGAGCATGATGCTCCCAATTGTAGTTGGTATTGGAAGAAAATTGTTGGAGTTAAGAATCGATTCAGCAGGTTATTACCTTTTATTCTCCAACAATGAGAGGGTTCCTTGGTACATAGATGTATGGGATAGACTTATCATTCCAAAGTATAAGTTTATCATTTGGTTAGTTATGTGGGGCAGATTAAATACAACTGAAAGACTGGCCAAATTCGATATTAATGTTGATGAGACATGCCAATTATGTGGGAAGGAGAAAGAAACAATTAGGCATTTGTTCTTTGCCTCTGACTACAGTAGGAAATGCCTGCAAGAGGTCAAATCCTGGCTGCAATGGAGAACCAAAGCAGAGTCCCTACAAAGCctgcatatatgtattaaaatacaAAAGCAGTTTCAGCGACTCGAAGAAGTATGCTGAAAGTAGTGCTGTCTGGACTAGTGTATCATATTTGGGAGGCTAGAAATGATGTATTATGAAATCAAAAGGTGTGGCATGTCAAGGCAATGGTGAAACGCATACAATGGGAAAGCAAGCTCCGGATTATAGAAGTTATGCCTAGGAAAACTAAAGCTGTAGATAAAGATTGGATTGTGAACATATAATTCTTTGCTTTAATTGTAAGTGTAAATGTCTATCtagttgtaaaaaaaaaaaggagatcaGATGTAAACAAATGTAAGTTGTAAGATGTTGTTTAAGTAATACAAGAAccttattcataaaaaaaaaaaatggtgttggctattcattaatgataaccaatgaGCCAATCTTTCTGATGCAACCTTAAAAGACCCTTCCTTCTCTATATCGTTGTTATTGTGCACTGCGAGAATCTCTAATTGAAAATTCGTCTCAAATCATGTAACTCCTCCTAAATATTCCTGCATTAAATTGTTAAAtataaaacttttataataatttcAGTAGAAATTgatatataaggttaattaggttaaggaagagtatacatcatttcAAAACCCATTCTTTGATTTCCAATGAAGTCACACAACATCACCTGTTGTAAATCTTCTCCAAATTTTGTGATCTGGGTACGAGGCGCTATGAATTCACGTGGTACCTGAATCGGGATTATTGCATTGTTTGCCTTTATTCTCAGAAATTCTTCAACCATCTATCTGATTGCCCTAGGAATTAGTGTCACGATCTCTCGAGTGAATAATAGATCAACTTGATCACGACCGCCTTTTCGACAAGGCATGGGACCTTTTCCCTTTGACATAGCACGTCTTGATGGTGGTTGAGCAAGTGGACCCTATACAAAACACTATAAtaatatatcaaaatttatcaTAATTCTACTAAAATTTTGGAAGCATAACGACTGTAATTGAACGTcctcaaaaattttaaacatgcctaaaataacaaacaaaataaataaaataatacgaaataaacaaaatattataacaatataaaaattatccACCCATCTAACTGCAGTACATGTATTTGCAGAACTTACTTCACAAtggttaaatatttaagatatctaAACTCTACTAACATGCTTATTATTCCACCCATCCGATCGCAGTACAATATATGCTAGAACCTACTTTACTAccgatgaatatttaagatattcaaactctactaagcattgataattaattaataataaaagttacatcgaatattaaaattaagtatTTAGGCCAAAGAAAGAACATGTTCGCTACttccctaacatatctgcaccCCTCAATTGATATTAGAATTTCAACATCTTCTTGCAGTATTTTAGAAATTAGAATGTGGGCATAAGGCACTGTGTGAAGTATGATTGGACCCTCATGGTTGTACAGATAAGTTGCAGCCACTTTGTTGTCAATATTTTCTTAGCAGAGAAATATTGTTTGATTAGCTGCCCTCTATTCAGTGAAATTGTACATGACAGGCGGCTCATATAAGAGAACAAACTTCTCATCATAATTTTGTGGAACCTCATCCTCCTGAGCATGTTCTTATGGAACATACGCCTGATGAGCCACCTATCCTcaacatttttctttttaagggATTTGATTTCTGCTTTTAATTTCTCAATCTCCCTTTGTTTCTGAGCCACAACATCAAAaacttctcttttcttcctgtCAAAAAGTTTAGATGGTTGACAAGGAACCTGCAAATTAATAAAAAGTTAacgaatatttattttttctcacTAATGAAATGACATTTTTCAAGTACTAGCATACCCAGTAGCCTtgacacgtccaggatgctctggtgtccTGAGCGCCTGCATCAGAATATCATTTTGGCTATAGACCTGTAATATCCAGTACaagtatattatttttggtatatTATTGTGTGTTTTGATATGTTATTGTtgcattaaataaaatatgaatattattggtatttGCTAAGTACAATTATATAGTTAATTagattaagtatttatttaatattaattatattagagAATAAGTTATTAGTAAATAGTTGTATGATTAAGTGATAAGATTTGTTATACATGTAATAGGAATATAGATAAAAATTAGTATACTATTTTATACGTATaggtttattaaataaataagactagtggtatttataataggaatatatatattttgtataagcttgataataaaatatatatatatatgtctatatatatatatttgtaaaggCTATAGTAATAGATGAATAGAGAGAGGGACACGTGAGAGTGAGAGAAGAATGGGGAAGTTAGTTTAAGATATTTGACTTagttgaatttaaatttaaattatgaggaattttatattagtaattaatcaatattttattccttaaaaaaaaaaaaaaaaaaaaaaaaaaaaaaggtatagctgagtttaaattttaaattcttagattttttctaatcaGTTGAATATATACGATATGGTTTTACCATTCAATGAAACGATGAACACAAATTTCATTCTCTACTTCTTTCTCTCCACTTAGATAATTCCTAAATCTCTCATAGCCTCTATCACACCAAATTACAGCATAGCATAAATTGAAGCCTCTATCACAATATTCAATTTCTAAGGTAAAAACTTTTACTGTCTCTTAATGTTGGGGTTGGATGTAGGTTTTTCGTAAGTatgttttattttcgttttcagagaaaTAAGTTTTCATAAAACTACCATATCTCTCTCATCGTATGTCCGTTTTTAGTGATCTAGGTaccgttttaaagataatttaatgttCTACATTTTTCATGAAGAAACTCTTTCCTAATTCTGATTATTTCGatgtcaaaaaattcatgttttacactgactgtcgaattatagttttttaaatttctttttgaTATTGTCATAGTAAAAGTGTGatatctctctcgatatctattattttcaAGCGATTCTTAtactgttagaaagataattcaataatccatattttctttgaatAAACCTTTCCCTAATTCGGAGTTCTTACCAGTCAAAAGTTAGTATATTTACTCGGTTATgatatttcgttttaagttttatttcagaaaaagtgtcttcagtaaaaattcaatatctctctcacttttgatccattttaaaagatctttatctcattttaaagcttagaaaaatagctatattttttatgaagaaagtattgtctagatcggggtgtaactatttttaaaacttttatttttggggtgtattcagaaatcggcatgatccaggattttaaagaaactgttttgagaaaacatgcataactcctaggttatagctccgattttgatgatctttataccgttagaaaggtctttcaattaactaaagactttgtgaacagtaggacttctaattcaaacgttttataagtcaaattctaggctaaagttgctgtacagtaagagtaataaatatattgagtttatcggtggactaagggtttcgttaaatgttatagggcctagaaggtatcgtaggagttaattacagcggagttgaggtaaggaaaataattatactttatacttgcttttatatggtttgagtacctagtatgactgcttgaataaattgtattgaaactgtgaaatgtgatagtttcggtgaaatattagtgttttgtcgatggattgtatatggctgtttaatcatgttccaggtacttggaagtggttggaaaccacacatgtatggtgatgtggtaagtgaggcagtgtacgtaagggtgcactggttattggtactgcgttctggttaagaacgtaagacactccagatttgtatggaagctggagtgtgattgtgagtgtgagtgtgtggtatttcagtatttgtgtggctgcctctatttatacttatgattaggttgttgtatgtttgatgtatatgtttgtgctatgatgtgtgaatgctggtacatagtattttatttttccttactgggctttgcagctcaccccttatttaccccctatgtgcagataagtaagcctgtaagctttcggtgacaagttgagtctgggcagcatggggtgtatctcgtgtgatcatgtaactgcgtgtggtcttggccatcttctgctgaaagttttttttttaatttattaaacttatcgaggatgttgtcgtttaaattttctattacttttccctaagtggtaatactttattttcaactgggtacccatgttttgaaaattgttttttttttaataaaggcaacattagtatcttaacgccagtttatttatggcatcttattttaTATAAGTAAGGGTGTTACAAGACCTTaatttgtccctgactaagTTTCTCCTCTAGTTGAGCATAGTTTACATATTCAAGTAATtagtatataattatatatattagctCATTATTACTTTATCAGCGATTAATACTCACTATCTTATCGGTAATTTCCTTGTCATAATCATTGACAAATTTTGTTTTCTTGGTTCGAGATTTTATCCAAGCACAGTGGCTTGGGGAATCTTGAACCTCAAAGTCATTTTTctgtattattttacaagacTTAAATAGTTTTGAAATTCAAGTTGAATCGCGTCAATTGGATAAAAATTTAGTGAGTTATGACCGTTTTATTGAAGGCAGTTCAAGTcccagcgcccaagttgacatccagcgcccaggttgacatatgaCGTCAACCTGGACGTTGGATAAGTGAAAAAACAACCAAGGGATGTCCTTTACGATGCCTAAGTGATAGTTTGACGCCACTTAGTCCATTTATAGATTCTGGTGAAGCTGATCACTAGTTCTCAGAGATGTTGTTATTTTGCGGAAATAAGAGACTCAAAACTCTTCATTTTTTGAGTGTCctagaaattagaaatgaaaagTTGTGAATTTAATTCTTCTGACTTCATATATCATTGTAACTGTGAAAAACTAGACAGACGGTCAAAACGGCATTAGATTTGGATAAATAGAACCAAGTGCACAATGCCATTTGTTGACCTGGGCGCTGGACCCTTTCTCCCGAGCTTTTGGGATTTCATTTTTGATACTTCCAACGCTTCTGAACTTGAGGAGAAGGTCCCTTCCCCCATTTTTAACCATGCTAAATTCAATGGTCGCATCGAAtttggcattttagtaattgaaTGCAGCGTCCCAGGTtgattgtcaacctgggtgctggCCCAGCCCAAGGTCAACTTGGGCACTGGGCCCTGTTCCTATAGGGACTTGGGTTTTCGATTTTCTCCCTGAGTTTACTtgattctttattatttttaatgatgATGTAAAAAATGCCCAAAACACATTATGCTGAACTAGATCGAAAACAGCCCAGGTTGACATTCCCTgggtgtcaacctgggcgctgggaCCTAGTTTTCCCCTTTCAGAAATTCCATTTGGTCCACGAAAATATTTGAATTTCAATATTTTCTGAAGATGGAGAAGATGCTAGAAAGAATTCTTGAAAAACTCTATTTTAAGTGGCCCAGCAGGTTGACAAAATGTTAACCTAGGCGATGGGTCCAACTATTTTACCCAAGAATTGTTGTTTTTTCTCCAGAATGACCTATTTCCcaattttttatgaagacaaatTCAGTGCAAAAGTTGGATCTTTGATTGAACACTCGAAAGGTGCTCAGATTAACAGATTGTTAACCTAGGCGCTAGATGCTCGGGGGTCCGGAGCCTTGGGTGCCAAAAAATCAACATGCTCCAATTCTGATTCCGATGCCTCAAATATGTTCGTGGTATGTCTAGTTGATGGTCCCAATTGAAGTTTTGACCACTTTATACTAAGACAGTCCCAAAAACTGAAACCCTAGGTTaggatgtcaacttgggcgctgaGTGAAATCCTAGGTGCCCAAGTTGTCTTTCAGGTTGCAGATTCGTGTAATTTTAGCTCCTGGGGCTTGCATTAGGTCGCTCCATGTATACATGGtacaaaatactaaaatatagtGGGTTAGATTAAAGTTATTGAAGTCCGAACTTCCATTCTAGAGATCCTAGAGTCAACCTGGGCGCAGGACTAGGGTCCTCTGCCAAGTTGACTGCTATGACTCGGGTCTACTCAACTTTGTGACGTCATCCTCCATGGCAcgtgtcaaacattgatgtccacATCACCAAGGAAAATTTTTGGATTGACAAacttattataaattatcaaaTTAACATGATATTTCTTAATTGTctcaaaattctaccaaaatttcagGAACATAGCAACTACATTTTAACctatcaaaaaattttaaaaccaaacactccaaaaattttaaaatacatcTCAAATTCACACTTTCTACATACACACAAATTATATCTATCCAcaaaaaatcaaacaaattattaacacatagaaaagaaataaatcacatatataatctatttttattttttcaaaactacACAAAACTATATTAAATCTGTGTGAAACTAGACAAAAACTTTGTTTAATACATTTAAAAACTTAaggggttttttcatttttacacttcaaaacagttttttttttcttttttcttttttttttttttttgcatttttacgaaattctacatagaaatccctattgcaactagagctgcaacctaaattgcaacaaaaaattgtaaaaaactcctattgcaacttgCGCTGCaatcactttagaaacccaaactgtaaatttaaaaaaaaaattaaaaaaacagtatataaaGTAATTCCCCAAAATTTAATCTATGTGAAACTAGACAAAAACTATATAGTTTTACTAACATTGAATATACTTAAGTCTCTTAATTataaacataattaatatgGGACAATAAAGATGAGTATTATATTAGTATTAGACTACCATGCATGACTGGTGTGATCACTTGTGAAGAAGGCCAACTACCGTGAGTCACGACTTATTTATAACCTAAGCAACATGTATACATGGACCAATCACACAAATTTCTCCTTATTATATATCTCTTCCATAGATGTAGCCGCACCAGTAGCATTTTATAAGTCTTGTTTACTTTCAAGTCTTCTTCGATGAAACAATTATTATCCAAATTCCAAAACCCATATATTTCGACCATATTCTTAGCATATTATTAGagccatatatcatataatattaatagaTATATGCGTTGTCTTGAAGTTTGATCAGGTTGCCTGCCACCTCAATCTTCTTTTACTTCAGATTATAATGAaggaattaattattttaattaatgaacAGAAAACCCAAAACGTTGACTTCAAATTCATTATTGTATATGGTTCTAAAGATTATTGAGGGTTTTTAACCCTATAAATAGAGAAGCTTAAGCTTAATACcatcacacacaaaaaaaaagtttattagaaagaaaaaaaaaacaatggctAGAGATAATTCTCAACAATTGATCATATTTCTTGTCCTTGGTATCATTTCAACCTTAGCTTTCTTAGTCCAAACCTCCAATGCAGGTGGCATAGCCATCTACTGGGGCCAAGCAAGTAATGAAGAAACCCTTATGGCTACTTGCAAGTCAGGAAGGTACAAATATGTCATGATATCCTTTCTCAACAAGTTTGGCAACGGCCAAAACCCGCAGCTTAACCTTGCTAGCCACTGCAACCCCGTGGGAGGTGGTTGCAGGGTCGCTAGCAAAGGTATAAAAGCTTGTCAAAAGAAAGGAATCAAAGTGTTCCTTTCCATTGGTGGCGGCATTGGAAAGTACACTCTAACTTCCAAAGCCGACGCCAAAAAAGTAGCTGACTACTTATGGCACAACTTCTTAGGTGGCAAGTCAAGCTCTCGTCCCTTGGGCGACGCGGTTTTGGATGGAATTGATTTTGACATCGAGCTCGGAAACCCTAATTACTACGACGATCTAGCTAGGTTTTTGAAAGGTCGTAGTACAAGTAAAAGGCCTGTTTTGTTAAGTGCTGCTCCTCAGTGCATATATCCTGATAGGTTTGTTGGTGAGGCTCTTAAGGCTGTGAGTTTTGACTATGTTTGGGTTCAGTTTTACAACAATGGTCCTTGCCAGTATGATTCCAAAACTGACTCTGTTAAGAAGCTTCTTAAGTCTTGGGAGGAATGGAACAAAAACTTAACTAAGGCCAAGAAGATCTTTATGGGGTTGCCGGCGGCCAGAAAGGCAGCCGGGAAAGTTGGAGGGTACATTCCGGCGAGTGAACTGAAGTCAAGGGTTCTTCCAAAGATTAAGAAGTCCAAAAAGTATGGAGGTGTGATGCTTTGGAACAAGTTTTGGGATGTTCAGAATAAATATAGTAATGCCATTGTCCGAAGTGTTTAATTTACTATAACTAAAGgtgtgaaataataataataataataaaaataataataataataataataataataatagttataataataataagaataatttgcggattaaatttaattttagatataaataaataacttaagtttaatttttgacggcaataatatttacatagttttaaaaatataactcaagtattattaccgtcaaaaattaaacttaaatatttatttgtaactaaaaattaaacttaaataataataataatacggaTAGCTTAATTATAATTTGTAACGTATTGTGTAATTATGTATTAAATTGTATTGTTTACcttcaattaatatataaagaataaTACTATTGTGTTTTTATATCGATCATTGTGTTGCGTAGATTGGACAACATTATTACTAAGTTGTCGATCTTAATAACTTGCAAGAATGACTtgttacttaattaattaaataattaaattataatgtttaaaataaatatataaatcaatttttgaaatagaaataaacaaataaaaactattttgaCTAAGAGTAATAACATCTTCACACATTTACATGATAAATATTTGAACCCATCATCTGATCTTTTCATTATTGTTTAAAGTATTAACTAAAATAGAGaaatttatatgaaaaaatagaaattttttactattaatatataaattaatacaaaaataacaccCTATTAAATTACCACATTTTTGCCTAAACTCCAAAATAGCCCCTCATAAACctactctcttttctctttcccTTTTCCTAAATCCtacaaatttctctcttcacCATACTCAAAAACTTTGCTATTTGAGCAGTTTTCGGACTCATTCCTAGTGGAAGATGAATAAATTTTTATGAAACAAGTCTTATAGAGATAGGAGGCAAATGTCAAAATTTCAAGGTTTTAGGAATGAGCATGTGATTTTAATAAGTTAATACTTGTTCACaagattattattttcattaatgGAACTAAGTGTTCCATTATTGTttcattagtttttttttttttgttaattacatTCTAATGTAGTGTACCTTATTTTGGAAGATGAAATATTTTGAAAGGTACACAAAAATATTTGGATAACTTTTTTATGCTACATATCGAGTATGTATCAAACAGTTATCAAAAGATATTACTGATATTGAATACTTATAGAATAACtattttgagtaatttgcggcaaaacccccccaactatcaatttattTGCAAAAACTCATCCAAcctcataattttattttatttttttggtaaattagTGTAATTCATTACTtcaaatatttgattacatcCTATTAGCATCTTCAAAGAGAAGATCTATATCTATGTATGAACATAACTCAATCACAATATAACATGATTCCCCCTCTATTTCCCTTTTTCCTATTGTTGTACAATCTCTAAAAACCATTGATTGTCATCTGTAGATACATTTTTAGGCCAAACATAAATGAATCTACTCTTTACTTCTTCCTTGATTCTCCTAACCACCTCAGTCACTCTCGGTTCCTCTAATTCCCAAAGCACCAGATTTCTGGTTTTCCAAATCTAGTATACTGTCGAAGCCGTGACAACAAACTAGAAGCTTTTCCTAAACCTGCCAGCCTTTGATCTCTCAATCCATCTCAAGATCGCATCCAGGTCAATTGTTTCAACTTTCCAATTCAGCCACCCTTTGATCTGCAGAAGACATTGTGAAGAGAAGgaacaagagagaaaaagatggcATTTTGTCTCAGAATGTGTTCTGCAAAGAAGACAGCAGTCATCTGAAATCACATTAATTTTCTTCAGCCTTGCTCTAGTTTGAAGTCGGTCTTGCACTGCAGTCCACATAACATAGCTTTGTCTTGGGATATTTTGCCTATTCCAAACTCCATGACTCCAATTTACTTTCCTTTGAGGAGGACAAAATAAATTGTAGCCATTAGAGATTGTGTATCGTGAACTAAGAAACTGCTGCAAACTCACTTTCTCCTTGATTTGATCTTTGACATAAACCAGTTTTTTCCAATACCAACTCGCTTGTTGTGGGTCTTGGTAGCTCCACCAATCCTCCCCTTTTATATAGACACAGTGTATCCATTTGATCCACAAATTATCTTCCTTGTTTGCAATCGCCCAAACATATTTCGTCAGTGCGGCTAAGTTCCATTCTGCTATTTTTTTGAGGCCAATGCCTCCTGCTGCCTTCGGCTGACACACATTCTCCCAAGCAATTAAGCCAAGCCCTGTTGCCGTGTGATGCCCCTTCCAGAGATAGGCTCTACAAATCATTTCAATGTCTTTGATGATCTTCTTAGGTAGAATCATAATTTGACTCCAATAAGAATGAATAGACATCAAAACAGAATTCACAAGCACTGCTCTACCTGCTAAGGACAAGTTCCTTAAACTCCATGATCTTATTCTTGATGTCATTTTTTCAGCTAACACCATGCATTCTTTACCAGAAATATGTTTGGCACAAATAGGAATGCCTAAGTATTTAAATGGTACCTCTTTTTTGGAAAAACCTGATTTAtcaatgtaaagaccgcttagtttaatttggaaattagcagttaatcatgtttaattatgaaattatttatagctatttaaataattatttatactgttattattgaattctgagatgcattttatgtcagttagtagttttcataattttgcatttccggtgcccggtaacatggaactcggtgtttggctcagtaaaatcacaacttagtatgttagtaggtTGGgatggtttattagacattaggaatgtcgggaatggccgggaatttagaatttcccaaaaatacccctttagtgttacttatgtgattttggtgtgaaggggcaaaatggtcattttgccccattattagtttgtcctttagtggacttagtaagtGGAATATTATGTGTTTTAGTGGGTTTTAGTTGGCTAAAATAAAAAGAGTTAAGTTGTATTTAgtcatttattcaaaatttccAAAGTT is part of the Cannabis sativa cultivar Pink pepper isolate KNU-18-1 chromosome 5, ASM2916894v1, whole genome shotgun sequence genome and encodes:
- the LOC115717525 gene encoding hevamine-A-like; this encodes MARDNSQQLIIFLVLGIISTLAFLVQTSNAGGIAIYWGQASNEETLMATCKSGRYKYVMISFLNKFGNGQNPQLNLASHCNPVGGGCRVASKGIKACQKKGIKVFLSIGGGIGKYTLTSKADAKKVADYLWHNFLGGKSSSRPLGDAVLDGIDFDIELGNPNYYDDLARFLKGRSTSKRPVLLSAAPQCIYPDRFVGEALKAVSFDYVWVQFYNNGPCQYDSKTDSVKKLLKSWEEWNKNLTKAKKIFMGLPAARKAAGKVGGYIPASELKSRVLPKIKKSKKYGGVMLWNKFWDVQNKYSNAIVRSV